The following coding sequences lie in one Actinomyces capricornis genomic window:
- a CDS encoding variant leucine-rich repeat-containing protein has translation MSQANDELVARAQDPNAPLETLHQLAQNYPSLRPHIAANPRTYPALLKWLGTLGDPDVDAALASRGASPTMSAASAVSAASAASATSAAAARTAGSAATAGTAGLQSQGHVMGQSFGGPVDNRPGTAAEQVAAGGSAPINSPASPYSTGLSSASSPDHRSTQAMPAPSSYQPRPVSPLAQSPYQADMPASEQQTASQTVYRRPVQAAAGATQAASPISPGPAAAAGGSEATVFGVGTDIGTEERSGGAPSGLFLWILSAMVLALLVFAMTWYLTSNNNDPTASPQAPRTTAPAAPDAEDKTSAPTASPTPSATPSQQIKAPAPEDAVELSSFTSPSGNITCVLGETSVSCTINSYNFVGKDPSCTDSSKPFTASVGAEGQATGSCAEAFRTTGASLNYGASAKNKTFACTSAETGIECWNQFTGQGFSLSRDTSDTTAR, from the coding sequence ATGTCACAGGCCAATGATGAGCTTGTCGCCCGCGCCCAGGACCCCAATGCCCCTCTGGAGACCCTGCACCAGCTGGCGCAGAACTACCCCTCGCTGCGCCCGCACATCGCTGCGAACCCCCGCACCTACCCCGCGCTGCTGAAGTGGCTGGGCACACTGGGCGATCCCGACGTCGATGCGGCCCTGGCCTCGCGCGGCGCCAGCCCGACCATGTCGGCGGCCTCCGCCGTCTCGGCCGCCTCCGCGGCCTCGGCCACCTCCGCAGCAGCAGCCCGGACCGCCGGCTCGGCCGCCACTGCCGGCACCGCCGGGCTCCAGAGCCAGGGCCATGTCATGGGCCAGTCCTTCGGCGGCCCCGTGGACAACCGGCCCGGCACCGCCGCCGAGCAGGTGGCCGCGGGCGGCAGCGCGCCCATCAACAGCCCTGCCTCCCCCTACAGTACGGGCCTGTCCTCGGCCTCCTCCCCCGACCACCGCTCCACCCAGGCGATGCCCGCGCCGTCGAGCTACCAGCCCCGGCCCGTCAGCCCCCTCGCGCAGTCGCCCTACCAGGCCGATATGCCGGCCTCCGAGCAGCAGACCGCCTCCCAGACCGTCTACCGCCGGCCCGTCCAGGCCGCGGCCGGCGCCACCCAGGCCGCCTCCCCCATCAGCCCCGGGCCCGCAGCCGCGGCCGGCGGGAGCGAGGCGACGGTCTTCGGCGTCGGCACGGACATCGGCACCGAGGAGCGCTCCGGCGGGGCGCCGTCGGGGCTCTTCCTGTGGATCCTCAGCGCCATGGTGCTGGCCCTCCTGGTCTTCGCCATGACCTGGTACCTGACCAGCAACAACAACGACCCCACGGCCAGCCCGCAAGCCCCCCGCACCACCGCCCCGGCCGCCCCGGACGCGGAGGACAAGACGAGCGCCCCGACGGCCTCGCCCACCCCCTCGGCGACGCCCTCCCAGCAGATCAAGGCCCCCGCCCCCGAGGACGCCGTGGAGCTGAGCTCCTTCACCTCCCCCAGCGGCAACATCACCTGCGTGCTCGGTGAGACCTCCGTGTCCTGCACGATCAACAGCTACAACTTCGTCGGCAAGGACCCCTCCTGCACGGACAGCTCCAAGCCCTTCACCGCCTCCGTCGGCGCGGAGGGGCAGGCCACGGGCTCGTGCGCCGAGGCCTTCCGGACCACGGGCGCCAGCCTCAACTACGGCGCATCGGCCAAGAACAAAACCTTCGCCTGTACCTCGGCCGAGACCGGGATCGAGTGCTGGAACCAGTTCACCGGCCAGGGCTTCTCCCTGTCGCGCGACACCTCGGACACCACGGCTCGCTGA
- a CDS encoding PP2C family protein-serine/threonine phosphatase, translating to MIAGAATDVGRLRTVNEDGYLAVSPAFIVVDGMGGHAAGQAAAQAALEELYALAGATIASIDPILEAVAAAQEAIVAIPSHAAFLPGATIAGAIMTLMDPRDSDATTPGGEAQPTWVVFNIGDARVYLLRDNIMSQVTRDHSQVQVLIDTGQLTPEQARRDPRRNVVTRALGGGIADSAVPDLYSVPVQAGDRMLVCSDGLSDELDDDALATILAAGFPPQRTAELLVAASLEEGGHDNSTAVVVDALAADGATPVPA from the coding sequence ATGATCGCGGGAGCGGCCACCGATGTGGGGCGCCTGCGCACCGTCAATGAGGACGGGTACCTGGCTGTCAGCCCTGCCTTCATCGTCGTTGACGGGATGGGTGGGCATGCGGCCGGCCAGGCCGCCGCCCAGGCGGCCCTGGAGGAGCTCTACGCCCTGGCGGGGGCGACGATCGCCTCCATTGACCCGATCCTGGAGGCGGTCGCGGCCGCCCAGGAGGCCATTGTGGCCATCCCCTCCCATGCCGCCTTCCTGCCCGGGGCGACGATCGCCGGGGCGATCATGACGCTCATGGACCCCCGGGACTCGGATGCCACCACCCCGGGGGGCGAGGCCCAGCCCACCTGGGTGGTCTTCAATATCGGGGACGCCCGGGTCTACCTTCTGCGCGACAACATCATGTCCCAGGTCACCCGCGACCACTCCCAGGTCCAGGTGCTCATCGACACCGGCCAGCTCACCCCCGAGCAGGCCCGCCGTGACCCGCGCCGCAATGTGGTCACCCGCGCCCTGGGCGGGGGTATCGCGGATTCGGCTGTCCCCGACCTCTACAGCGTGCCGGTCCAGGCCGGGGACCGCATGCTCGTGTGCTCCGACGGTCTGAGTGATGAGCTCGACGACGACGCACTGGCCACGATCCTGGCGGCCGGCTTCCCGCCCCAGCGCACGGCCGAGCTGCTCGTGGCCGCCTCCCTGGAGGAGGGCGGGCATGACAACTCCACGGCCGTGGTCGTTGATGCCCTGGCTGCTGACGGCGCGACCCCGGTGCCCGCATGA
- a CDS encoding FHA domain-containing protein — translation MTGTSQRGARIVGGAGSGPPTAAGADEAGAGLPQGVSLTREGALRIEGLDGVVLLLEPRAHGPVGSSAREPAAPQPGASQDAAQGEGSPAREGAVDPEARAPESLGPEVLDPEALELAARLLEALGGVGLLGTATSTAGEEAAEPTTGPEAADPEPADPEPAGPEPDEGSDGGAAGAPGSPATQEAQDLEGRECEEDEDPQVTGVWIDPDDLPEEGAADAEGAGATPYAALPGSPAREGEQPPAPVGAARAADAAESPGLAGPAASSGASSPDLALDLPVFDGFPEPEPGSGRRRRSPRSASSASAVVGALSAASGSLPLPGAPPERLARGAPAPSPPQTGGPGGEASGSGAVGVPMQAGPGAPAPAAPWGEGEAGRSTTVIPAALAALGAAPIVLASLCPRGHANPPDLGQCVRCGHALRGDFRQVPRPVLVTLSISSGEEVPVAGDIVVGRAPQPPVGADAHLVALVSVPSTTHLVSRSHLIFTTAEWNVFVQDLGSSNGTVLARPGHAAVLLPPYVPTPLLVGDLLDVGDGVTIHVEAPR, via the coding sequence ATGACGGGTACGTCGCAGCGCGGGGCGCGGATCGTGGGCGGGGCCGGCTCGGGCCCGCCCACGGCCGCAGGCGCCGATGAAGCAGGGGCCGGTCTCCCGCAGGGAGTGAGCCTCACGCGGGAGGGGGCGCTGCGCATCGAGGGCCTCGACGGCGTGGTGCTGCTCCTGGAGCCCCGGGCCCACGGGCCAGTGGGCTCCTCCGCCCGTGAGCCCGCAGCCCCGCAGCCGGGGGCCTCGCAGGACGCGGCCCAGGGGGAGGGGAGCCCGGCGAGGGAGGGCGCGGTGGATCCTGAAGCACGGGCTCCGGAGTCCCTGGGTCCTGAGGTCCTCGATCCTGAGGCCCTGGAGCTGGCTGCGCGACTCCTGGAGGCCCTGGGGGGCGTCGGCCTGCTCGGCACCGCCACCTCGACCGCGGGGGAGGAGGCGGCTGAGCCGACCACCGGGCCTGAGGCTGCCGACCCTGAGCCTGCCGACCCTGAGCCTGCTGGCCCTGAGCCTGACGAGGGCTCGGACGGCGGTGCGGCGGGAGCCCCGGGCTCACCCGCCACCCAAGAGGCCCAGGACCTGGAGGGCCGCGAGTGCGAGGAGGACGAGGACCCGCAGGTCACGGGCGTGTGGATCGACCCCGACGATCTGCCCGAGGAGGGGGCCGCGGATGCCGAGGGCGCTGGGGCCACTCCGTATGCGGCACTCCCCGGATCCCCCGCCCGCGAGGGTGAGCAGCCCCCCGCACCGGTGGGGGCCGCCAGGGCCGCCGACGCAGCCGAGTCCCCCGGGCTCGCCGGTCCTGCGGCGTCCAGCGGCGCGTCGTCGCCCGATTTGGCCCTCGACCTGCCGGTCTTCGATGGCTTCCCCGAGCCCGAGCCAGGGTCGGGGCGCCGACGCCGCAGCCCGCGCTCGGCCTCCAGCGCCTCGGCGGTGGTGGGGGCCTTATCGGCGGCCTCAGGGAGCCTCCCACTGCCGGGAGCGCCTCCCGAGCGGCTCGCCCGCGGGGCGCCCGCCCCCAGCCCCCCGCAGACCGGGGGCCCGGGCGGCGAGGCCTCCGGCAGCGGTGCGGTCGGGGTGCCGATGCAGGCGGGCCCCGGTGCGCCCGCACCGGCGGCGCCCTGGGGGGAGGGGGAGGCGGGCAGGAGCACCACCGTCATCCCCGCGGCCCTGGCGGCCCTGGGGGCCGCACCCATCGTGCTGGCCTCGCTGTGCCCGCGTGGGCACGCCAACCCGCCCGACCTGGGCCAGTGCGTGCGCTGCGGCCACGCCCTCCGCGGTGACTTCCGCCAGGTTCCCAGGCCGGTCCTGGTCACCCTGAGCATCTCCAGTGGTGAGGAGGTGCCGGTGGCGGGGGACATCGTCGTCGGGCGGGCGCCGCAGCCGCCTGTGGGGGCCGACGCCCACCTGGTGGCGCTGGTGAGCGTCCCGAGCACTACCCACCTGGTCTCCCGCTCTCACCTCATCTTCACCACCGCGGAGTGGAACGTGTTCGTTCAGGACCTGGGCTCCTCCAACGGCACGGTGCTGGCGCGGCCGGGACATGCCGCTGTCCTTCTTCCGCCCTATGTGCCCACGCCTCTGCTCGTGGGAGACTTGCTTGACGTGGGGGATGGCGTGACGATCCATGTCGAGGCGCCCCGGTAG
- a CDS encoding LmeA family phospholipid-binding protein — protein MRTEELRDEGPGAGSGREAVTSPPASAWTATAPDRIEPGSHETEDGRLNLDALVADSPDSGEDVAAQVAGRRRRRGPLAVVLVILLVLGAALAGGAVWAEYYARERISTAVQDGLSGLSQDARVSTEGILLPQLAGGELRRVDVEASKFSLGPVLGVLSGKPSLGPEAELAFDDFDASMTQVGTSSPHRAGTITMSGTLDWETVSILLQASSQGLEGATASAGTVGASAQEPGTMAIATSHYGVNASVEAAPSVTPEGNLLLTVESASVGSQVSADVPAEWLGYVGLDSTETEVPMSLLPQGVRLSSAVVTAEGLRLTFEGRDVSLSQL, from the coding sequence GTGAGGACAGAGGAGCTGCGGGATGAGGGGCCGGGCGCCGGGAGCGGCCGCGAGGCTGTGACCAGCCCGCCCGCCTCCGCATGGACGGCCACCGCCCCCGACCGGATCGAGCCGGGCTCCCACGAGACCGAGGACGGCCGCCTCAACCTCGACGCCCTGGTGGCCGACTCGCCCGACAGCGGCGAGGACGTCGCCGCCCAGGTGGCGGGGCGCCGGCGTCGCCGCGGCCCCCTGGCGGTGGTCCTGGTGATTCTCCTGGTTCTGGGGGCGGCGCTGGCCGGTGGCGCGGTGTGGGCCGAGTATTACGCCCGCGAGCGGATCAGCACCGCGGTCCAGGACGGCCTCTCGGGACTGAGCCAGGACGCGAGGGTCTCCACCGAGGGGATCCTCCTGCCCCAGCTCGCCGGCGGCGAACTGCGCCGGGTGGATGTGGAGGCCTCCAAGTTCAGCCTGGGGCCGGTGCTGGGGGTCCTCTCCGGTAAGCCGAGCCTCGGGCCGGAGGCGGAGCTGGCCTTCGACGACTTCGACGCCTCCATGACCCAGGTGGGCACCTCCTCCCCCCATCGGGCCGGGACGATCACCATGAGCGGAACCCTGGACTGGGAGACCGTCTCCATCCTGCTTCAGGCGAGCTCCCAGGGCCTGGAGGGGGCCACGGCCTCGGCCGGGACGGTGGGGGCCTCCGCCCAGGAGCCGGGGACGATGGCCATCGCGACGTCCCACTACGGCGTCAATGCCTCGGTGGAGGCCGCCCCCTCGGTCACCCCTGAGGGCAACCTCCTGCTGACGGTGGAGTCGGCGAGTGTGGGCTCCCAGGTCTCGGCCGATGTCCCCGCCGAGTGGCTGGGCTATGTGGGGCTGGACAGCACCGAGACGGAGGTGCCCATGAGCCTGCTGCCCCAGGGAGTGAGGCTGTCCAGCGCCGTGGTCACCGCCGAGGGCCTGCGCCTGACCTTCGAGGGGCGCGACGTCAGCCTCTCCCAGCTGTGA
- a CDS encoding AAA family ATPase: MSTQPDHGAQTPGRHPEPHHGRQGGLQPPSIAPGGYAPPAAGGAPGVVAQGSGAQGPASQADRSTPAPAAVPGGTPGPAAAGPAAPTPPSQGLLQPTGQQPVPDGPAPQRPAQATGAGMGYGVPPAAPVEEAATTGPLPSREALKREARAASTSSGGSEADVERANALLGTVATIFAQRVVGQEQLRVALVTTLMAGGHILLESVPGLAKTTAAQTLASAVSGSFRRIQCTPDLMPNDIVGTQILNYATGEMTTQLGPVHANIVLLDEINRSSAKTQSAMLEAMQERQTSIGGVVYPLPHPFMVLATQNPIEEEGTYVLPEAQMDRFLLKEVLSYPRPSEEATVLERISSGSFDKPITTEAISTQDVEWLQGAAERVYVDPVIKQYIVALINTSRGGGPRPVAGLEAQVRVGASPRGGIALMKVAQAIALQEGRTYVIPDDVRLLRHSVLRHRLVLTYDALADGVAPEAIIDAIFAAVPTP, encoded by the coding sequence ATGAGCACGCAGCCCGATCACGGAGCCCAGACCCCGGGGCGGCACCCCGAGCCGCACCACGGGCGGCAGGGGGGCCTCCAGCCGCCCAGCATCGCCCCCGGAGGCTATGCGCCCCCGGCCGCGGGGGGTGCACCGGGAGTCGTGGCGCAGGGCTCCGGAGCGCAGGGCCCGGCCTCGCAGGCGGACCGCTCGACGCCTGCGCCCGCCGCCGTCCCCGGCGGGACGCCCGGCCCAGCTGCGGCTGGCCCCGCCGCACCCACGCCCCCCTCGCAGGGACTGCTCCAGCCCACCGGGCAGCAGCCGGTTCCGGACGGCCCCGCGCCGCAGCGCCCCGCCCAGGCCACGGGGGCCGGCATGGGCTACGGCGTGCCCCCGGCCGCGCCCGTGGAGGAGGCGGCCACCACCGGCCCCCTGCCCTCGCGCGAGGCCCTCAAGCGCGAGGCCCGGGCCGCCTCCACCTCCTCGGGCGGATCCGAGGCCGACGTCGAGAGGGCCAATGCCCTGCTGGGGACGGTGGCCACGATCTTCGCCCAGCGGGTGGTGGGCCAGGAGCAGCTGCGCGTCGCCCTGGTGACCACGCTCATGGCCGGGGGCCACATCCTCCTGGAGTCCGTGCCCGGACTGGCCAAGACCACGGCGGCCCAGACCCTGGCCTCCGCCGTCTCCGGCTCCTTCCGCCGCATCCAGTGCACCCCCGACCTCATGCCCAACGACATCGTGGGCACCCAGATCCTCAACTACGCCACCGGTGAGATGACCACCCAGCTGGGGCCGGTGCACGCCAACATCGTCCTGCTCGATGAGATCAACCGCTCCAGCGCCAAGACCCAGTCCGCGATGCTGGAGGCCATGCAGGAGCGCCAGACCTCCATCGGCGGCGTCGTCTACCCCCTGCCGCACCCCTTCATGGTGCTGGCCACCCAGAACCCCATCGAGGAGGAGGGCACCTACGTCCTGCCCGAGGCGCAGATGGACCGCTTCCTGCTCAAGGAGGTGCTCAGCTACCCCCGCCCCAGCGAGGAGGCCACGGTGCTCGAGCGCATCTCCTCGGGCTCCTTCGACAAGCCCATCACCACTGAGGCCATCTCCACCCAGGACGTCGAGTGGCTCCAGGGCGCGGCCGAGCGCGTCTACGTCGACCCCGTCATCAAGCAGTACATCGTGGCCCTCATCAACACCTCCCGCGGCGGCGGCCCGCGCCCCGTGGCGGGCCTGGAGGCCCAGGTGCGCGTGGGCGCCTCGCCCCGCGGCGGCATCGCCCTGATGAAGGTGGCCCAGGCCATCGCCCTGCAGGAGGGGCGCACCTACGTCATTCCCGACGACGTGCGCCTGCTGCGCCACAGCGTGCTGCGCCACCGCCTGGTCCTGACCTACGACGCCCTGGCCGACGGGGTGGCGCCCGAGGCGATCATCGACGCGATCTTCGCCGCGGTGCCCACGCCCTGA